Proteins encoded together in one Neobacillus sp. FSL H8-0543 window:
- a CDS encoding ABC transporter permease, translating into MDTIIIDGLSFALPLFIMAIGGIYSEKSGITNLALEGFQGFGAFTGALSAVLIANATGMDIQNLFYVALLFSMIGGMAFSIIHAVLSIKFKADQVISGVVINILALALTTFLTTQINVLVFGSASDKFRLGVSERFTIEGLANIPVIGAVFTNVYPFEVIIIVIAFFAWYLLYKTKFGMRLRASGENPHSVDAAGINVSKIRFSAVLISGLLSGLGGMCFAYSISANFSSNIYMGYGFLAIAALIFGNWRILPTLAACLLFGFAKSGGAFIAQSMALPSSFTDLFMILPYVLTLLLLIFFSKSNRAPRALGEIYDKGKR; encoded by the coding sequence ATGGATACAATAATTATTGATGGATTATCCTTTGCTCTGCCTCTTTTTATTATGGCAATAGGCGGAATATATAGTGAAAAGAGTGGTATTACCAATTTAGCACTTGAAGGCTTTCAAGGATTTGGGGCATTCACCGGAGCGCTGTCAGCTGTTTTAATCGCAAATGCTACTGGGATGGATATTCAAAATCTATTTTACGTGGCGTTACTATTTTCGATGATTGGCGGGATGGCTTTTTCGATTATTCATGCTGTACTAAGTATTAAGTTTAAGGCAGATCAAGTTATTAGCGGTGTCGTGATTAATATTTTGGCGTTAGCACTAACGACTTTCTTAACGACACAAATAAATGTACTTGTGTTTGGATCGGCATCGGACAAGTTCAGATTAGGTGTATCAGAGCGGTTTACGATTGAAGGTTTAGCTAATATACCTGTGATTGGTGCGGTCTTTACCAATGTGTATCCCTTCGAAGTAATAATCATAGTGATTGCCTTTTTTGCGTGGTATCTATTATATAAAACAAAATTTGGCATGCGCTTAAGAGCAAGCGGGGAAAATCCTCATTCGGTTGATGCTGCAGGTATAAATGTATCGAAAATTAGGTTTTCTGCGGTTCTTATATCGGGTTTATTATCAGGTCTAGGTGGCATGTGTTTTGCCTATTCCATTTCCGCTAACTTTTCTTCAAATATTTATATGGGATATGGATTCTTAGCCATTGCTGCATTAATTTTTGGTAATTGGAGGATTCTTCCTACTTTAGCGGCTTGTCTTTTATTTGGTTTTGCAAAATCTGGGGGCGCGTTTATTGCTCAGTCGATGGCATTACCAAGTAGTTTCACCGACCTATTCATGATTTTACCGTATGTATTAACGTTATTATTATTAATCTTTTTCTCTAAATCAAATCGGGCTCCGAGAGCATTAGGTGAAATTTATGACAAAGGAAAGAGATAG
- a CDS encoding urea transporter yields MYGNRQTKSLSGGKFFSIIVESLKGISQVIFIENAITGLLLLIAITISSYYIGIISLLSAIIGTLVKKIGGTDDNSIGKGLLGYNSVLTGMALALFLSGPYMWMIALVGSAVAAIFTAAMMHIMKRTGIPILTFPFIILTWFILLASYKLTEIRLNTKLLPHNLTDWKLNIAGEIELIDGIFNGFGQVFFLDNTLSEIIIVIAVFWAGKRLGVYALIGNVVAISIAYLLGGEHSLIALGTYGYNAILTIIAVSVVFKTEHNRFAFFSGIIAACLTVPITAGLGTFLLPYGLPVLTFPFVLCSWLVLSARKVTPNL; encoded by the coding sequence ATGTATGGAAACAGACAAACGAAATCATTAAGTGGGGGGAAGTTTTTTTCTATAATAGTAGAATCTCTCAAAGGAATCTCACAGGTAATCTTTATTGAAAATGCAATCACCGGGCTTCTATTGCTTATTGCTATAACCATTTCCTCTTATTATATAGGTATCATTTCTCTGTTATCTGCCATTATCGGTACTTTAGTGAAAAAAATTGGAGGTACAGATGATAACAGTATAGGTAAAGGTTTATTAGGTTATAATTCTGTGTTAACAGGAATGGCACTGGCATTATTCTTAAGTGGTCCTTATATGTGGATGATTGCATTAGTTGGATCAGCTGTAGCTGCCATTTTTACAGCAGCCATGATGCATATTATGAAAAGAACAGGAATTCCAATTCTTACATTTCCCTTTATTATCTTGACATGGTTTATCCTGCTTGCCTCATACAAATTAACAGAGATTAGGTTAAACACTAAATTACTCCCCCATAATTTGACAGATTGGAAATTAAATATTGCAGGAGAAATCGAATTAATAGATGGAATTTTCAACGGATTTGGACAGGTGTTTTTTCTGGATAACACCCTATCAGAAATTATCATTGTTATTGCAGTATTTTGGGCAGGGAAAAGGCTGGGGGTTTATGCCCTCATTGGAAATGTAGTTGCTATAAGCATTGCCTATCTTTTGGGAGGGGAACATTCTTTAATTGCTTTGGGAACCTATGGTTATAATGCGATATTAACTATAATTGCTGTATCCGTAGTTTTTAAAACAGAACATAATCGTTTTGCATTCTTTTCAGGGATCATCGCCGCATGCTTAACAGTACCAATAACGGCAGGACTTGGCACATTTCTCTTACCATATGGTCTCCCTGTCTTAACATTTCCATTTGTTCTTTGTTCCTGGCTGGTCCTAAGTGCAAGGAAAGTTACGCCTAATTTGTAG
- a CDS encoding ABC transporter ATP-binding protein: MSDYIVEMKHITKRFPGIVANDDVTIGIKKGEIFALLGENGAGKSTLMSILGGMYEPDEGEIYIRGEKVQISSPNHAAKLNIGMVHQHFKLVSDYTITENIILGVEPIKKFAGLFPYVDIRNANRKIEELSKNFGLEVDPTKKITDLTVSMQQRVEILKVLYREAEILIFDEPTAVLTPQEIDFLLGIIEGLRNGGKTIVLITHKLEEIKKVADRCAVLNKGKLVDVLDVKKTSVSHMAQLMVGREVSFESEKVPAQFKEEVLKVEHLTVKNEDGFEVVKDVSFTIHSGEIFAIAGVADNGQVEIADAIAGLTRVSGGKIFLEGKDITNESIRNRTETGISYIPEDRQSFGLVLDFDLSTNLALKQYYREPFSRKGILSKEEFEQFGSKLIDKFDIRSGQGIKTQVRSMSGGNQQKAIIAREIELQSPLMIFVQPTRGIDIGAIENIHKMMIQERDQGKAILLVSLELDEIMNVADTIGVIYNGQLQKIASSESLTTNEVGEYMMGAKHE; the protein is encoded by the coding sequence ATGTCTGATTATATTGTAGAAATGAAACATATAACCAAACGATTTCCTGGAATAGTGGCAAACGATGACGTGACCATTGGAATAAAAAAAGGAGAAATTTTTGCCTTACTTGGAGAAAATGGTGCAGGCAAATCGACGTTGATGAGTATTCTAGGTGGTATGTACGAACCCGATGAAGGAGAAATATATATTCGGGGAGAGAAAGTGCAAATTAGTTCACCTAACCATGCGGCAAAGCTAAATATTGGAATGGTGCATCAGCATTTTAAGCTAGTCTCAGATTATACGATTACTGAGAATATTATCTTAGGAGTTGAGCCAATCAAGAAATTTGCAGGTCTTTTTCCATACGTAGACATTCGAAATGCGAATCGGAAAATTGAAGAACTGTCTAAAAACTTTGGCTTAGAAGTGGACCCTACGAAAAAAATCACCGATCTTACTGTTTCGATGCAGCAACGGGTGGAAATTTTAAAAGTGCTTTATCGTGAAGCGGAAATCCTTATTTTTGATGAACCAACTGCCGTCTTAACACCACAAGAAATTGATTTCTTGCTCGGTATTATCGAAGGCTTACGAAACGGTGGAAAAACAATCGTATTAATTACTCATAAGCTAGAGGAAATTAAGAAAGTGGCTGATCGATGTGCTGTATTGAACAAAGGTAAATTAGTAGATGTGTTGGATGTAAAGAAAACATCTGTTAGTCATATGGCTCAATTAATGGTGGGTAGAGAGGTAAGCTTTGAATCTGAAAAAGTACCTGCTCAGTTTAAAGAGGAAGTTTTGAAGGTAGAACATCTAACCGTTAAAAATGAAGATGGTTTTGAAGTAGTTAAAGATGTATCCTTTACCATTCATAGTGGTGAAATATTTGCTATCGCTGGAGTCGCAGATAATGGTCAGGTTGAAATAGCGGATGCCATTGCTGGATTAACGAGAGTTAGTGGTGGGAAAATATTCCTAGAAGGTAAGGATATTACGAATGAAAGTATAAGAAACAGAACCGAAACGGGAATATCTTATATACCAGAAGATAGACAAAGCTTTGGACTAGTATTGGATTTTGATTTATCAACTAATTTAGCCTTAAAGCAGTATTATAGGGAGCCCTTTTCTAGAAAGGGAATCTTAAGCAAAGAGGAATTTGAGCAGTTTGGCAGTAAGCTGATTGATAAATTTGATATTAGAAGCGGACAAGGTATTAAGACGCAAGTTCGTTCGATGAGTGGCGGTAATCAGCAAAAAGCAATTATTGCTCGCGAAATCGAATTACAATCGCCGCTTATGATTTTCGTTCAACCAACACGAGGAATAGATATTGGTGCGATTGAAAATATTCATAAAATGATGATTCAAGAACGTGATCAAGGAAAAGCGATCTTACTTGTTTCATTGGAGTTAGATGAAATTATGAATGTAGCGGATACCATTGGAGTTATATATAATGGCCAACTTCAAAAAATTGCTAGTAGTGAATCATTAACGACGAATGAAGTCGGCGAATATATGATGGGGGCAAAACATGAGTAA
- a CDS encoding ABC transporter permease, whose protein sequence is MSKVKRKKILRYSLVRPISNEKWQPISIPLVSIIISFIAAAIVILLIGKNPLQAFYNLFQGAGILPKPSYAGYKSMMTDFLSLLNAMTPLVFASLAVAVAFKAGLFNIGVSGQMLVAGFLASIIVGYSGLDALIAKPLVLLIGIIAGGLMGGLVGWLKYRFNINEVVSTIMLNYIAQYVISFFIQMYYVDPVSRQSKYISEAARLTLVNVEIANLKMDIPLGFILAIIIAILLKFVMDKTVVGFEIKAVGSNRNAAKYAGINVGRNTVLAMVISGGLAGLAGVTYYLGYFSSIQPKVLSSIGFDSIAVSLLGNSHPIGVIFSSFLISIIDQGSTYMSSQAGIRQEISAVIVGLILLFSACGAYLKHKVSRVHDKEVDRKESES, encoded by the coding sequence ATGAGTAAAGTTAAAAGGAAAAAAATCTTAAGGTATAGTCTTGTTCGACCAATAAGTAATGAGAAATGGCAACCTATCTCCATTCCATTAGTCTCTATAATAATAAGTTTTATTGCTGCGGCTATTGTTATCCTTTTAATTGGCAAAAATCCCTTACAGGCCTTTTATAACTTATTCCAAGGGGCAGGAATCTTGCCCAAGCCTTCTTATGCTGGCTATAAGAGCATGATGACTGACTTTTTGAGTTTGCTAAATGCCATGACGCCACTTGTGTTCGCTAGCTTGGCAGTTGCTGTTGCTTTTAAAGCTGGCCTATTTAACATTGGGGTTTCAGGTCAAATGCTCGTCGCTGGTTTTTTAGCGTCGATTATCGTTGGTTACAGTGGTTTAGATGCCCTAATCGCAAAGCCTCTTGTGTTATTAATCGGAATTATCGCTGGAGGATTAATGGGAGGATTAGTAGGGTGGCTAAAATATAGATTTAACATTAATGAAGTAGTATCTACGATTATGTTAAATTATATTGCACAATATGTCATAAGCTTCTTTATTCAAATGTATTATGTTGATCCTGTTTCAAGACAGTCCAAATATATTTCAGAAGCAGCAAGGTTAACTTTAGTAAATGTCGAAATAGCCAACTTGAAAATGGATATTCCGTTAGGCTTTATTTTAGCTATCATTATCGCCATTTTATTAAAGTTTGTCATGGACAAAACAGTGGTTGGTTTTGAAATAAAAGCAGTAGGTTCCAATCGTAATGCAGCGAAATATGCAGGAATTAATGTCGGAAGAAATACAGTCTTAGCCATGGTTATTTCAGGAGGCTTGGCAGGTCTTGCAGGTGTCACTTATTATTTAGGTTATTTTTCTTCGATACAACCCAAAGTTTTATCAAGTATCGGTTTTGATTCCATTGCTGTATCTCTGTTAGGGAACTCTCATCCAATTGGTGTAATATTTTCATCATTTTTAATATCTATTATTGACCAGGGAAGTACCTACATGAGTTCACAGGCTGGAATTAGACAAGAAATATCTGCTGTTATCGTTGGGTTAATCTTATTGTTTAGTGCATGTGGTGCATACTTGAAACATAAAGTCAGCCGCGTCCATGATAAAGAAGTGGATCGAAAGGAGAGTGAATCCTAA
- a CDS encoding BMP family ABC transporter substrate-binding protein, with amino-acid sequence MKKSTKKIVLVLFVALMTAIMAACGNDSANEKEAKAGSGEEGLKIAIVTSPSGVDDGSFNEDNYNGILSFIEKNSTATVKAIKEETGDPAAAVQAVADIVADYDVIVTPGFQFAGVSSIAMENPDKIFILNDSEPAPVGDQTKFDNIYAMNFAEQESGFFAGMAAALETKSNKVAVVNGIAYPSNVNYQFGFESGVNYANKVFGKSVEVLELSGYAGTDVTGADVGGNYAGSFADEATGKVIGNALIKQGADIIFVAAGGTGNGVFTSVKEAKDDVKVIGVDVDQFDEGVNGSENIVLTSAVKFMSMNIEKSLNSVVDGSFKGGNVVLHADTDSTGFIKEEGRHQLSEDTLGKMNEAYELVKEGTIVPASNFNGHTPEKFPGL; translated from the coding sequence ATGAAAAAAAGTACAAAGAAAATAGTATTGGTGTTATTCGTTGCTTTAATGACTGCTATTATGGCAGCATGCGGAAATGACTCAGCTAATGAAAAGGAAGCTAAGGCTGGATCAGGTGAAGAAGGATTAAAAATTGCGATTGTAACAAGCCCTTCAGGCGTTGATGATGGCAGCTTTAATGAAGATAACTATAACGGTATCTTGAGCTTTATTGAAAAAAATTCAACAGCAACAGTAAAGGCTATTAAAGAAGAAACTGGCGATCCTGCTGCGGCTGTACAAGCGGTTGCTGATATTGTGGCAGATTATGATGTGATTGTAACACCAGGGTTTCAATTTGCTGGAGTTTCTAGTATTGCTATGGAAAATCCTGATAAAATCTTTATTTTAAATGACTCTGAGCCCGCACCTGTAGGTGACCAAACAAAGTTCGATAATATATATGCTATGAATTTCGCTGAGCAAGAAAGTGGATTTTTTGCAGGAATGGCTGCAGCACTCGAAACAAAATCAAATAAAGTAGCAGTTGTAAATGGTATAGCTTATCCTTCAAATGTAAATTATCAATTTGGCTTTGAATCGGGAGTCAATTATGCTAATAAGGTTTTTGGAAAAAGTGTTGAAGTTCTTGAATTATCAGGTTATGCAGGGACTGATGTAACTGGTGCTGATGTTGGTGGTAACTATGCAGGATCTTTTGCAGATGAAGCAACTGGGAAAGTTATCGGTAATGCGTTAATTAAACAAGGTGCAGATATCATCTTTGTTGCTGCAGGTGGTACTGGCAATGGTGTATTTACATCAGTTAAAGAGGCTAAAGACGACGTAAAAGTGATTGGTGTGGATGTTGACCAATTTGATGAAGGTGTAAATGGTTCAGAAAATATCGTATTAACATCTGCGGTTAAATTCATGAGTATGAATATTGAAAAGTCATTAAACTCTGTTGTTGATGGAAGCTTTAAAGGCGGAAATGTCGTTCTTCATGCAGATACAGATTCAACTGGTTTTATTAAAGAAGAAGGTCGTCATCAATTATCAGAGGACACACTTGGTAAAATGAATGAAGCTTACGAGTTAGTTAAAGAGGGTACAATCGTACCTGCATCAAATTTTAATGGTCATACTCCAGAAAAGTTTCCAGGGTTATAA
- a CDS encoding M20 family metallopeptidase yields MNNTIRSFVTEQRCTEILSTLVKINSTHPQGNEMDVINAILTYFKGHSISYEIIDHGKNRGSLIITIPGKKSYEAVAFIGHVDTVSVNNLDEWSYPPFDAHLKDGFLYGRGAVDMKGGVTAMILTALYILENEVVPNCDLLFCFTADEEANGMGALRLKESGYLEKVKEIVIPEPTNEKMGIAEKGALWLGITAKGVAAHGSRPELGVNAIEYLFEFIQLLKNEMDTKSNHPLLGKSSISINKIEGGIQTNIIPEYAKAVLDIRTLSVEENEFIIRKAEEIAKNLNNQVRNLTISIDVENNRAAIETPVENSLVQKFKTICDDLSIKTEYTGIIFYTDASQLVPDLDVPFIIFGPGDEDLAHQRDEKISISSIAKVTEVYIYYALNL; encoded by the coding sequence ATGAACAATACCATTCGAAGCTTTGTTACCGAGCAGCGCTGTACTGAAATCCTATCCACACTAGTAAAAATTAACTCTACTCATCCTCAAGGGAATGAAATGGATGTGATTAATGCCATCCTAACCTACTTCAAAGGACATTCTATCTCTTATGAGATAATTGATCATGGAAAAAATAGAGGCAGCCTCATTATAACCATCCCTGGGAAAAAATCTTATGAAGCAGTTGCTTTTATAGGTCATGTTGACACCGTTTCGGTCAACAATTTGGATGAGTGGTCCTATCCCCCTTTTGATGCTCACTTGAAAGACGGCTTTTTATATGGTAGAGGTGCGGTTGATATGAAAGGCGGAGTTACCGCCATGATACTAACTGCACTTTATATTCTTGAAAATGAAGTTGTTCCAAATTGTGATTTACTTTTCTGCTTTACTGCAGATGAAGAAGCGAATGGTATGGGAGCGTTACGTTTAAAAGAATCTGGCTATTTAGAAAAAGTAAAAGAAATCGTCATACCCGAACCTACGAATGAAAAAATGGGAATTGCGGAAAAAGGTGCATTATGGCTAGGCATTACGGCCAAAGGAGTAGCGGCTCATGGCTCACGGCCGGAATTAGGAGTTAATGCGATTGAATATCTTTTTGAGTTTATACAGCTATTAAAAAATGAAATGGACACCAAAAGTAATCATCCGTTATTAGGAAAATCATCTATTTCTATTAATAAAATTGAAGGTGGTATACAAACCAATATCATTCCCGAATATGCAAAAGCAGTGTTGGATATCCGAACCTTGTCCGTAGAAGAAAACGAGTTTATTATTCGTAAAGCTGAGGAAATTGCAAAGAATTTGAACAATCAAGTTAGAAATTTAACAATAAGTATTGATGTTGAAAATAACAGAGCCGCTATTGAAACACCAGTGGAGAATAGCCTTGTACAGAAATTCAAAACTATCTGTGATGATTTATCAATTAAGACAGAATATACAGGCATAATTTTTTACACGGATGCTTCCCAACTAGTTCCAGATTTAGATGTCCCATTTATTATTTTTGGACCTGGCGACGAAGATTTAGCCCATCAAAGAGATGAAAAAATATCCATTTCATCCATAGCCAAAGTAACAGAAGTATATATTTATTATGCTCTAAATCTTTAA
- a CDS encoding choice-of-anchor I family protein, with product MKSNKRFQRFGRISLVSALLLSSNPLNATIASAETDAPSKLIINEVYGGGGKVSKDGSVQAPFKNDFIELYNPTNEDISLDEFALTYTNNSGKTVQTFEFNENHVIKANDYFLLRGEATLGNEGDKGFGAVFEADVYFDTPDAGIGMSDEKGNVELKKGEMVIDAVAYGELDTFKGEGTAITGVTLDKSAKRINFTDSNNNSLDFEVVSPSPTMSGQVEGEVALVDLVKVADIKSQAAFVGKQVTIEGLVSAVDVKISADQNTLQSYIQDESGGLMVLALDAKKGQKVQVTGTVQSENGVVSLLAEEVAILDEKEGSVPVKSVPSHEAGALEGWLVSVTGDVTAKTADTITINNELTIYVDSTVGSTAGMETGQFITVQGVMAVNNQNQSRLILSSMDDLIINEEKIPNTMELKKIAGFSTGLTDEDGGVAEIVKYNADNGKFYVINGKSQTIDIVSLNGLTSGTEQQLEKEKSINIADVVNKDTFQYGDLTGIDINTTLKTIVAAVQDVDYTKNGKIVVMNYDGEILKTYDAGVQPDMVKITADGKYILSADEAEPRQGLANGIDPEGSVTIVEVETGKVTQVKFDDESVIANDVHIRNNGTKAEAIKDLEPEYIALSEDGKKAYVSLQENNAIATIDVEAGKVVSVKSLGYKDHSLPGNELDAARNEKIEIESLPILGAYMPDSIAHVTIGGVDYLVTANEGDATEWEEFENVTDFKDVKDSITLNPDLFKGMSAVEAQAAFDHMKTSGDFDKLEVLTDRGNDAIYTLGGRSFSIWKADTMEIVYDSGSNFEKITAQRFPEVFNWSNDDDAFEKRSAKKGPEPEDVKIGMVDGEVFAFVGLERIGGVMTYNITNPANAQFANYMNSRDFTQSLAGDVSPEGLEFVAAELSPTGRPLVLVGNEVSGTVSVNELQVAPVKVIQGVTLDQTQVSLKVGETVKLNAGITPVDTTESKDLTWSSSDEVVAQVSTEGVVTALTAGNATITVQTKDGKHTATTAITVTQIAPPVVEDEKVETPISGSDSNKENNKNGNKLPNTATNNYHILLLGATLISIGGVLYIVFRRKSTILE from the coding sequence ATGAAGAGCAACAAAAGGTTTCAAAGATTTGGTAGGATTTCTTTAGTTAGTGCTTTATTGCTTTCAAGTAACCCATTGAATGCTACAATAGCAAGCGCCGAAACAGATGCCCCTTCAAAGTTGATCATTAATGAAGTATATGGTGGTGGAGGTAAAGTTTCGAAGGATGGAAGTGTACAAGCTCCATTTAAGAATGATTTTATTGAACTGTACAATCCAACAAATGAAGATATCTCACTTGATGAATTTGCCTTAACCTATACGAATAATAGTGGTAAAACAGTACAAACCTTTGAATTTAATGAAAATCATGTCATCAAGGCGAATGATTATTTTTTGCTTCGAGGTGAAGCGACGCTAGGAAATGAAGGCGATAAGGGCTTTGGAGCAGTTTTTGAAGCAGATGTTTATTTTGACACCCCTGATGCTGGAATTGGAATGAGTGATGAAAAAGGTAATGTTGAACTGAAAAAAGGCGAAATGGTCATTGATGCCGTTGCTTATGGAGAACTGGATACTTTTAAAGGTGAAGGCACAGCCATTACCGGAGTTACCCTCGATAAGTCAGCAAAAAGAATAAATTTTACAGATTCAAATAATAATAGTCTTGATTTTGAAGTGGTCTCTCCATCACCAACGATGTCTGGTCAGGTTGAAGGTGAAGTTGCCCTCGTTGATTTGGTAAAGGTAGCTGATATTAAGTCTCAAGCGGCATTTGTTGGCAAGCAAGTAACAATAGAAGGCTTGGTCTCAGCGGTAGATGTCAAAATAAGTGCAGACCAAAACACGTTACAATCATACATACAAGATGAAAGCGGCGGATTAATGGTGTTAGCTCTTGACGCAAAAAAAGGACAGAAGGTTCAAGTCACAGGTACGGTTCAGTCTGAAAATGGCGTTGTTTCGTTGTTAGCGGAAGAGGTTGCCATCCTTGATGAAAAAGAAGGGTCTGTACCGGTAAAATCAGTTCCATCCCATGAAGCTGGAGCACTTGAAGGTTGGTTAGTCAGTGTAACAGGTGATGTGACGGCAAAAACAGCGGACACCATTACGATTAATAATGAATTAACGATCTATGTGGACTCAACTGTCGGTTCAACTGCAGGTATGGAAACAGGACAATTTATTACGGTTCAAGGTGTCATGGCGGTGAATAATCAGAATCAATCTCGTCTTATTTTAAGCAGTATGGACGACCTCATTATAAATGAGGAAAAAATCCCTAATACAATGGAGCTCAAAAAGATTGCCGGATTTAGTACGGGATTGACCGATGAGGATGGTGGCGTTGCAGAAATTGTTAAATACAACGCTGACAACGGAAAATTTTATGTGATTAATGGAAAAAGCCAAACCATTGATATTGTCAGTCTCAACGGACTAACATCAGGAACAGAACAACAGCTTGAAAAAGAAAAGTCGATTAATATCGCAGACGTAGTGAATAAGGATACGTTCCAATATGGTGATTTAACCGGAATTGATATTAATACTACTCTAAAAACAATTGTGGCCGCGGTTCAAGATGTCGATTATACAAAGAATGGAAAAATTGTCGTCATGAATTATGACGGCGAAATTCTGAAAACCTATGACGCAGGTGTCCAGCCTGATATGGTCAAAATAACAGCAGATGGGAAGTACATTCTCTCTGCTGATGAAGCTGAGCCACGCCAAGGACTTGCAAATGGGATTGATCCAGAAGGGTCCGTAACGATAGTGGAAGTGGAAACAGGTAAAGTGACGCAAGTGAAATTCGATGATGAAAGTGTCATTGCTAATGACGTTCATATTCGCAATAATGGAACGAAAGCCGAGGCTATAAAGGATTTAGAGCCTGAATACATTGCTCTGTCAGAGGATGGAAAAAAGGCATATGTTTCATTACAGGAAAACAACGCGATTGCCACGATTGATGTCGAAGCAGGGAAAGTAGTATCCGTTAAGTCACTTGGATACAAAGATCACTCTTTGCCAGGAAATGAGCTGGATGCTGCAAGAAATGAAAAGATTGAAATCGAAAGTCTGCCAATTCTAGGAGCTTATATGCCAGATTCGATTGCACATGTCACAATTGGTGGTGTCGATTATCTTGTTACCGCTAATGAAGGTGATGCAACCGAGTGGGAAGAGTTTGAGAATGTCACTGATTTTAAAGATGTGAAGGACAGCATCACACTAAACCCCGACCTTTTTAAAGGGATGAGTGCTGTGGAAGCACAAGCAGCATTTGATCATATGAAGACTTCAGGGGACTTCGATAAACTGGAAGTACTTACGGATCGTGGAAATGATGCGATTTACACATTAGGAGGACGTTCTTTTTCGATCTGGAAAGCAGATACAATGGAGATTGTCTATGACAGCGGAAGTAATTTCGAAAAAATTACCGCTCAACGTTTTCCAGAAGTGTTTAACTGGTCAAATGATGATGATGCATTTGAAAAGCGAAGTGCGAAAAAGGGCCCTGAGCCTGAAGATGTGAAAATCGGTATGGTCGATGGTGAGGTTTTTGCCTTTGTCGGACTTGAGAGAATTGGTGGAGTGATGACATATAATATCACCAATCCAGCGAATGCTCAATTTGCTAACTATATGAATAGCAGGGATTTTACACAATCTCTTGCAGGCGATGTCTCTCCAGAGGGCCTTGAATTTGTCGCTGCTGAATTAAGTCCAACAGGCCGTCCACTTGTTTTAGTAGGAAATGAAGTAAGCGGAACGGTTTCTGTAAATGAACTACAAGTTGCACCTGTTAAAGTGATTCAAGGGGTAACACTAGATCAAACACAAGTAAGTCTAAAAGTGGGAGAAACGGTAAAATTGAATGCCGGCATCACTCCAGTAGATACCACTGAAAGTAAGGACCTAACTTGGTCTAGTTCAGACGAAGTGGTTGCCCAAGTTTCAACTGAAGGTGTGGTGACAGCATTAACGGCAGGGAATGCAACCATCACCGTTCAAACAAAGGATGGAAAGCATACTGCAACTACTGCTATTACCGTCACACAAATAGCACCACCTGTAGTGGAGGATGAGAAGGTCGAAACTCCAATATCAGGTTCTGATAGCAATAAAGAGAATAACAAAAACGGTAACAAACTACCCAATACGGCAACAAACAATTATCATATTCTATTATTGGGAGCAACACTCATTTCAATTGGTGGAGTACTGTATATCGTTTTCAGACGAAAAAGTACTATTTTAGAGTAG
- a CDS encoding alpha/beta fold hydrolase, producing MVERYPVLPGAEPFFFKGNHIGVLICHGFVGTPQSVRYLGEYIASQGFTVYGVRLSGHGTHYEDMDRCHYQDWIQSLDDGYRYLQRYCRDIFVIGQSMGGTLTLNLTNKYTNIRGIVLINAAIKSIPIMEEFKNIRKPRFINEGEPDIKAKNVHEITYTKTPIRSVQQLFSLMEDTSDKLPTITCPTLAFRSEEDHIVPPENTNYIIANIQSDIKEIVPLYNSYHVASMDYEKKFIAEQCCLFLEKHASSVPKTQ from the coding sequence ATGGTAGAAAGATATCCGGTATTACCAGGTGCAGAACCATTTTTCTTTAAAGGGAATCATATCGGTGTTTTAATTTGTCACGGATTTGTTGGAACCCCCCAGAGCGTCAGGTATTTAGGAGAATACATTGCATCTCAAGGCTTTACAGTCTACGGTGTGAGATTAAGTGGTCATGGTACACATTATGAGGATATGGATAGATGCCACTACCAAGATTGGATTCAAAGTTTAGATGACGGGTATCGCTATTTACAAAGGTATTGCCGTGATATTTTCGTAATCGGACAATCTATGGGCGGTACCTTAACTTTAAATCTTACTAATAAATACACTAATATTAGAGGGATTGTGTTAATCAATGCGGCAATAAAATCTATTCCTATAATGGAAGAGTTTAAAAATATACGTAAGCCTCGATTTATAAATGAAGGAGAGCCAGATATTAAAGCCAAAAATGTCCATGAAATTACCTACACAAAAACACCTATTAGATCTGTTCAGCAGTTATTCTCTTTAATGGAGGATACAAGCGATAAACTTCCAACTATAACTTGTCCAACGTTGGCATTTCGTTCAGAGGAAGACCATATCGTTCCTCCTGAAAACACCAATTATATAATAGCTAATATTCAATCGGATATTAAAGAAATCGTTCCATTATATAATTCCTATCATGTTGCTTCCATGGACTATGAAAAGAAGTTCATTGCAGAACAGTGTTGCTTATTTCTTGAAAAACATGCTAGTAGTGTTCCTAAGACCCAGTAA